In the genome of Mesorhizobium sp. NBSH29, the window GACCGCGCGCGCACCTGCTGCGAGGCGTAAACGTTCACCACAGCGGGTGCGGTCTCCTTCACGAGCGGAGCAAAGGAAAGCTGAACCTCATCTCGGCTGAAGGGAAGTCGCTTGCTCTCGGCCACGGGCCCTGCCGGCTGTGGTGCCATTGGCGCCGGAGATGCGGGAGCAGGTGCAACCGGCACCTCTTCAGACTTTTTGCCTCGCAAAAAGTCCGACAGCACCTCGCCAAGCCCCTTGGCGGAGCTGTCTTGTGCATGACCTGGTAGCGCCGCGCCCAACACGGCGGCGGTCAAAACTGTGGCGATGGCAATAGACCGGGCATGGAAAAACGGCATGACGATTCCTCGGTTGGAAAGTGCGGCCATTGTCACGAGGAATATGCAAAATGAAAGGCCAATCGGCCATTCTGCGGCCCCATAGCAAAGGGGCCCGCAAGGGCCCCCTCCAAGTCTCGCAGTATCTGCGTTGTGGCTTACGCCGCTTCGCTATCACCTTCGACAGCTTCCGCTTCCAGACGGGCCCGGTCGCCGGCGCCCTTGGCTGCGGTGTCGCGATCAACGAATTCGATCACCGCCATCGCCGCGTTGTCACCGTGGCGGAAACCCGCCTTCATGATGCGCAGATAACCACCATTGCGCTGCGCATAACGCGGAGCAATCGTGTCGAACAGACGCTTCACCAACGTCTCGTTGCGGATCTGTGCAATCGCCTGACGGCGTGCATGCAGATCGCCGCGCTTTCCAAGCGTGACCAGCTTCTCGACGATAGGACGTAAATCCTTGGCCTTCTGAAGCGTGGTGACAATCTGCTCGTGCTCGATCAGCGAGCCCGACAGGTTCGCAAAAAGAGCCTTGCGGTGGCTGACGCTGCGGCCAAGCCGGCGACCGGTAAATCCATGGCGCATGGCCTTCTCCTAGGTTTGGTGCAGGGCACCCGTTTCGGGTGGTGAATGGTGAACGGTGAAAGGGTCAATGGAGTCTCGGAACTGCCAGAGCAGCGTACCGATCACCATTCACAATTCACCATTCACGCCCTCACCGTTCAATACTGGTCTTCGTAACGCTTGGCGAGATCTTCGATGTTCTCAGGCGGCCAGTCGGGCACTTCCATGCCCAGATGTAGGCCCATCGCCGCGAGAACTTCCTTGATCTCGTTCAGCGACTTGCGGCCAAAGTTCGGAGTGCGCAGCATCTCTGCTTCCGTCTTCTGGATCAAATCGCCGATGTAGACAATGTTGTCGTTCTTCAGGCAGTTGGCTGAACGCACTGAAAGTTCCAGCTCGTCGACCTTCTTGAGCAACGCCGGATTGAACGCCAGCTCGGTGACCTGTTCTTCAGGCTGCGCCTTCTGCGGTTCGTCGAAGTTGACGAACAGACCAAGCTGGTCCTGCAGGATGCGCGCTGCAAAGGCAACGGCGTCTTCGCCGGTGACCGAGCCATTGGTCTCGATCGTCATGGTCAGCTTGTCATAGTCGAGAACCTGGCCCTCACGGGTGTTTTCGACCTTGTAGGAAACCTTCTTGACCGGCGAGTAAAGGCTGTCGACTGGGATAAGCCCGATCGGCGCGTCTTCGGCACGGTTGCGGTCAGCAGGCACATAGCCCTTGCCGGTGTCGATGGTGAACTCCATGCGGATTTCAGCACCTTCGTCCAGCGTGCAGATCACGTGGTCGGGGTTGAGAATTTCCACATCGCCGACCGTCTGAATGTCGCCTGCGGTGACAGCGCCTGGTCCCTGCTTGCGCACAACCATGCGCTTGGGGCCATCGCCTTCCATCTTAACTGCGATTTCCTTGATGTTAAGCACGATGTCGGTGACGTCTTCACGCACGCCGGCAATCGATGAGAACTCGTGCAGCACGCCGTCGATCTGAACCGCCGTCACGGCAGCACCGCGCAGCGAGGACAACAGCACGCGGCGCAGCGCATTGCCGAGCGTCAGGCCAAAGCCCCGCTCCAGCGGCTCGGCAACGAGAGTTGTCAGCGTCTTCTTCTTCGACTGGAACTCGACCTTGTTCGGCTTGATCAGTTCTTGCCAATTTTTCTGGATCATTCGTTCTTCCTTCCGGCTTCCGGCCACCATCCAATCGTGGCCGGCAATCTGGAAAACCGCAGAGGAGCGCCATGGCGCTCATGCAGAGGGTGAAAAATAGAGGTTAGACGCGGCGCTTCTTGCGCGGGCGGCAGCCATTGTGCGGAATTGGCGTCACATCACGGATTGATGTGATGGTGAAACCTGCAGCCTGCAACGCGCGGAGTGCTGATTCACGGCCCGAACCGGGTCCGCAAACTTCGACTTCCAGCATCCGCATGCCATGTTCCTGCGCCTTCTTGGCAACGTCTTCGGCAGCCATCTGTGCAGCAAACGGGGTCGATTTACGCGAACCCTTGAAACCCTGAGCGCCAGCCGACGACCAGGCAATCGAGTTGCCCTGTGCGTCGGTGATGGTGATCATGGTGTTGTTGAAAGTCGAGTTGACGTGTGCCACGCCCGACGAAATATTTTTCCGTTCGCGGCGGCGAACGCGTGTGGCTTCCTTGGCCATGATAGTCCTTCCGTTGATCTAAACACCGCCGTAATGCCAGCGGCTACACCATGGTGAATAGTGAATGGTGAAATGGTGAACGTTCAAAACCACCGTTCACCATTCACCAAATTACTTTTTCTTGCCAGCAATCGCCTTTGCCGGACCCTTGCGGGTGCGGGCATTGGTGTGCGTACGCTGACCGCGAACGGGCAGCGAGCGGCGGTGACGCAGGCCGCGGTAGCAGCCAAGGTCCATCAGACGCTTGATGTTCATCGAAACTTCGCGGCGCAGGTCGCCCTCGACCTGATAGTCGCGGTCGATGGTCTCGCGAATTGAAAGGATTTCGGCATCCGTCAATTGATTGACGCGACGCTCTGCCGGGATCCCGACCTTCTCGACGATCTCGGAAGCGAACTTCGAACCGATACCGTGAATGTACTGCAACGCGATAATCACGCGCTTGTTGGTCGGAATATTGACGCCTGCTATACGGGCCATCTTCTTCTCCATGTCGGCCGGATTTACCGGCAAATTGCATTTACCCGCGTCCGGTGGAGGCCGGCTCATGCGAGGTTCTCTTATCAATGAAGCTTGAATATCCTCGCGGACATCAAGCAACAGGCCTGAATGGGAGATGGCGCGCTATAGTCCAGCGATGCCCTTCTGTCAACCGACAGAGCCCTTCAGGTGATCCTCAGCTCTTGGCGACCTGTTTAACGATCGTTTCGATCTGGGCGGTCACTGAATCCATGTCAGCCATACCGTCCACACCGACAAGTTTGCCCTTGGCGTGATAATAGCCGATCAGCGGCGACGTCTTCTTGTAATATTCACGCAGCCGTTCTTCGAACACTTCGGCATTGTCGTCTTTGCGTACCGGCTGGCCGGCGGCTCTGGCCGCATCGGCGCGCTTAATGATTCGCCCCACCAGCGCCTTGTCATCGACAACCAGTTCTATCACGGCGTCGAGTTTCAGCCCGCGTTCGGCCAGCATGGCCTCCACAGCATCGGCCTGCGCCAGTGTGCGCGGATAGCCGTCGAGGATAAAACCGCTGGCGCAGTCTGATTCGCCGATTCGCTCGGCGACAATCGCGTTGACAATGGCGTCGGAAACCAGTTCGCCCGCATCCATCACCGCCTTGGCCCGCAGCCCAACAGCCGTTCCCGCACTCACAGCCGCTCGCAACATGTCACCAGTGGAAAGTTGCGGAATGCCGTGTGTTTCGACCAGTCTCTGTGCTTGCGTCCCCTTACCCGCCCCTGGCGGCCCAAGCAAAATTAACCTCATCGTCCCCTCTTCCCGCCTCGGAGCTTCGATTTTTTGATCAGCCCCTCATATTGGTGGGCAATCAGGTGCCCCTGGATCTGCGCAACCGTGTCGAGCGTGACGCTCACCACGATCAGCAGCGATGTCCCACCGAGATAAAACGGAACGCCGGTCGCCGAAATCAGAAACTCCGGCAGCATGCACACAACAACGAGGTAGAGAGCACCGATGACAGTGATCCGCGTCAGCACATAGTCGATATATTCAGCAGTGCGCTCGCCCGGACGGTATCCCGGGATGAAGCCCGAATGCTTCTTAAGCTGATCAGCCGTATCCTTCGGATTGAAGACGATGGCCGTGTAGAAGAACGCAAAGAATGCAATCATCGCGGCATAGAGCGCCATATAGAGCGGCTGCCCGTGACCAAGCGTCGCCAAGATCGTGCCGGCCCACCCGGGCAGTGTCGACGCGTCCGAGAAGCCGGCAAGTGTTGCAGGCAACAGCAGCAGCGACGATGCAAAGATTGGCGGAATGACGCCGGCAGTGTTGAGCTTCAGCGGCAGATGCGAGGTATCGCCCTGGAACATCCGGTTACCAACCTGGCGCTTCGGATACTGGATCAGCAGTCGCCGCTGCGCGCGCTCGAAAAACACGATGACAGCGATAACGACAATGGCAAGAACGATGATCGCAAGGATAATCCCGGTCGACAGGGCGCCGGTGCGTCCCAGCTCAAGCGTGCCGCTGATCGCGTGCGGCAGGCCGGCAACAATGCCCGCAAAGATGATCAGCGAAATGCCGTTGCCGATGCCACGCGCGGTGATCTGCTCGCCAAGCCACATCAGGAACATAGTGCCACCGACAAGGGTGATCACTGCGGAAACGCGGAAGAATATGCCTGGATCGGTGACAATGCCATTGCCACCCTCCAAACCAACCGAGATGCCATAGGCCTGTACAATCGCCAGAAGCACCGTGCCGTAGCGCGTGTATTGATTGATGACCTTGCGGCCCTGCTCGCCCTCTTTCTTCAGCGCTTCAAGCGTCGGCACAACCGACGTCATGAGCTGCATGATGATGGAGGCCGAAATGTAAGGCATAATGCCAAGCGCGAAGATCGCCATGCGTTCGACTGCGCCGCCGGCAAACATGTTGAACATGCCAAGCACACCGCCCGACTGTTGCTTGAACGCCTGTGCGAAGGCGTCCGGATTGATTCCCGGCAGCGGAATATATGTTCCAAGCCGATAGACCAAAAGCGCACCGAGCGTGAACCAGATGCGCTTCTTGAGATCTTCCGCTTTCGCAAAAGCTGAAAAATTGAGATTGGAGGCGAATTGCTCGGCTGCCGATGCCATAAAAAAGTCTCCGCTTCTTCGCGTCAGGCGCACGTCGCCGAAGCCTCGAGATAGGCTGCGGCTGGCAAAGATGCAAGCGGCTGGCGGGTCGCACAGGCTCGAAAAGCGAAACTGCCATTCGAGCGGTACTGCGCAACGCGCTTTCTGCCAATCGCCGCCGCGCTGCCGCGGCGACAAGATTTTGGCAAGGGCCGCTCGGCTCGGTTGTTACTCGGCTTTAGCTGCCGCTTCAGGCAGTTTGACCGAACCGCCGGCCTTCTCGACCTTTTCGATGGCGGTCTTGGACGCGCCGGCAATGTCAAAGGCAACTTTTGCCTTCAGTTCACCGTCGGCCAGAAGCCGCACGCCATCCTTGGCGCGACGGATGACGCCAGCTTTTATCAAAGCGTCGACTGTCACAGTCTCTTTGGCATCGAGCTTCTTGGCATCAATCGCCGTCTGTATACGGCCAAGCGATACGGTATTGAAGTCTTTGGAAAATATGTTCTTGAAGCCACGCTTTGGGAGGCGGCGATAGAGTGGCATCTGGCCACCCTCAAAGCCATTGATGGCAACGCCGGAACGCGCCTTCTGGCCTTTTACACCACGACCACCGGTCTTGCCGGTGCCCGAGCCGATACCACGGCCAACGCGCTTCTTGGAGTGCGTTGCGCCTTCATTGTCACGCAATTCATTGAGTTTCATGATACTTCTCCTCGGCCCGGCGCTATGCCTCGTCCACAATACGGACGAGATGCTGCACGGCTGCAATCATGCCGCGAACCGAAGGAGTATCCTCCAAAGTGCGCTGCTTGTGCATCTTGTTAAGGCCGAGTCCGACCAGCGTTGC includes:
- the rplQ gene encoding 50S ribosomal protein L17; its protein translation is MRHGFTGRRLGRSVSHRKALFANLSGSLIEHEQIVTTLQKAKDLRPIVEKLVTLGKRGDLHARRQAIAQIRNETLVKRLFDTIAPRYAQRNGGYLRIMKAGFRHGDNAAMAVIEFVDRDTAAKGAGDRARLEAEAVEGDSEAA
- a CDS encoding DNA-directed RNA polymerase subunit alpha produces the protein MIQKNWQELIKPNKVEFQSKKKTLTTLVAEPLERGFGLTLGNALRRVLLSSLRGAAVTAVQIDGVLHEFSSIAGVREDVTDIVLNIKEIAVKMEGDGPKRMVVRKQGPGAVTAGDIQTVGDVEILNPDHVICTLDEGAEIRMEFTIDTGKGYVPADRNRAEDAPIGLIPVDSLYSPVKKVSYKVENTREGQVLDYDKLTMTIETNGSVTGEDAVAFAARILQDQLGLFVNFDEPQKAQPEEQVTELAFNPALLKKVDELELSVRSANCLKNDNIVYIGDLIQKTEAEMLRTPNFGRKSLNEIKEVLAAMGLHLGMEVPDWPPENIEDLAKRYEDQY
- the rpsK gene encoding 30S ribosomal protein S11; this encodes MAKEATRVRRRERKNISSGVAHVNSTFNNTMITITDAQGNSIAWSSAGAQGFKGSRKSTPFAAQMAAEDVAKKAQEHGMRMLEVEVCGPGSGRESALRALQAAGFTITSIRDVTPIPHNGCRPRKKRRV
- the rpsM gene encoding 30S ribosomal protein S13 — translated: MARIAGVNIPTNKRVIIALQYIHGIGSKFASEIVEKVGIPAERRVNQLTDAEILSIRETIDRDYQVEGDLRREVSMNIKRLMDLGCYRGLRHRRSLPVRGQRTHTNARTRKGPAKAIAGKKK
- a CDS encoding adenylate kinase, whose amino-acid sequence is MRLILLGPPGAGKGTQAQRLVETHGIPQLSTGDMLRAAVSAGTAVGLRAKAVMDAGELVSDAIVNAIVAERIGESDCASGFILDGYPRTLAQADAVEAMLAERGLKLDAVIELVVDDKALVGRIIKRADAARAAGQPVRKDDNAEVFEERLREYYKKTSPLIGYYHAKGKLVGVDGMADMDSVTAQIETIVKQVAKS
- the secY gene encoding preprotein translocase subunit SecY, whose product is MASAAEQFASNLNFSAFAKAEDLKKRIWFTLGALLVYRLGTYIPLPGINPDAFAQAFKQQSGGVLGMFNMFAGGAVERMAIFALGIMPYISASIIMQLMTSVVPTLEALKKEGEQGRKVINQYTRYGTVLLAIVQAYGISVGLEGGNGIVTDPGIFFRVSAVITLVGGTMFLMWLGEQITARGIGNGISLIIFAGIVAGLPHAISGTLELGRTGALSTGIILAIIVLAIVVIAVIVFFERAQRRLLIQYPKRQVGNRMFQGDTSHLPLKLNTAGVIPPIFASSLLLLPATLAGFSDASTLPGWAGTILATLGHGQPLYMALYAAMIAFFAFFYTAIVFNPKDTADQLKKHSGFIPGYRPGERTAEYIDYVLTRITVIGALYLVVVCMLPEFLISATGVPFYLGGTSLLIVVSVTLDTVAQIQGHLIAHQYEGLIKKSKLRGGKRGR
- the rplO gene encoding 50S ribosomal protein L15 yields the protein MKLNELRDNEGATHSKKRVGRGIGSGTGKTGGRGVKGQKARSGVAINGFEGGQMPLYRRLPKRGFKNIFSKDFNTVSLGRIQTAIDAKKLDAKETVTVDALIKAGVIRRAKDGVRLLADGELKAKVAFDIAGASKTAIEKVEKAGGSVKLPEAAAKAE
- the rpmD gene encoding 50S ribosomal protein L30, whose protein sequence is MAIKPTKTITVEQIGSPIRRPKEQRATLVGLGLNKMHKQRTLEDTPSVRGMIAAVQHLVRIVDEA